In Acidicapsa ligni, the genomic stretch GAACTGACGTTCTGATAGGTGTAGTCTTCCAGCTCGATCGAGTCCGGATGAGCCCGGGTCGCGGCTGTATCCATGGTGTAGCTGACGCCGGTCTGCGCGTTCATCACCAGGTCGAACGCACTCTGCGTGTAATACGGATCGCTGCGCATGGCCTTGAAGATAGCCGCTGCGCGGATGCTGTAGTCGTAGTAATACTCGTTGTTCGGCGCGCTGGTGCGATCCGGCAACGACTGGCCGACGAACGACGAGCCGTTCCAGCACTCGTTACAGAAGGAGAGATGGATCTGGTCGAAGACGCTGGTCCACGGCGCGCTCTGCCCCAGGGCCGCGCGGCGGCTGCCGCCGGCGCTGGTCGAGGGACCGGCCAGGAAGTCGATCAGGCTGGCTGCATCCTGCGTGCTGATGGTCACCGGCACTTCGAAGTAAGGCTCCGCGTTAAGCGCCTTGCAGATGTTCAGATAGTCCTCAAGCGAGAGCTGGACCTGGCCCGGACCGGTAGGGCCGATGGTGTAGCTGCCGCCGCTGGCCGTCGGCTTGTGCGCATAATCGGGAGCCGTCCAGTTGGCATACGTCTCGCCATTCTGGCCCAGCCAGTCGCGCAGCATGCCGGGGTTGCCGCCGCTCTGCATGTTGTAGTAATTCTTCAACGCGTCGAAGACTTCATCGCGGAAAACAGTGGTATTCGTCGGGTCCGTGTTCACCTTCTCGAAGCTGACGTTATCCAGATAAACCGCGCCGCCGCTGACGGAAAACGCCACCTGCGCAGTGCCCGGGGAGGTGCCCTTCGCCGTCTCCGAGGCCGAGCAGGAGATTGTGTACTGAGCCCATGCCGAGGTCAACGCCTGCGTCTTGGTGCCGCAGTTGAAGCCGCCCGCGGACAAACGCTGCGCGGATACCTTCAAGGCCGGGGCGCCCGAGGCAGCCTTGGCCCAGAACGAAATCTCGTACGTGCCGTTCATCAAAACAAACAAATCAAAATTCGTGCCCGAATCGTAATACGACGTCACCGTGGCCGTAGAACCGGACGCCGTCGCATCCATCGTCAGCGACTGCGTGCCGCAGGTGGCGCACAGATCTGTCGTGTCCGAGGTCAGCTTGCCGCCGCCCGAGATTCCAGCCCACATGCCACCGCGGCTGCCCTCCCACCACGACTCCGGCGTAGAAGCAAACGACTGGCTCAGAATCACGATATCGCCCACCGCAAACGGAGCCGGGCAGGCTGTCGACATCGTAAAACTCGGATTGGTCTGCGTGTTGGTCGGATAATTCGGGCCCGTGTTCGATGCAATCGTGCCCGTGCATCCCAGCTCCGCACCGCCCGATTGCGAAGCCACAATCTGGAACGTTCCACCCGTCCAGTAATTCGCCGGCTCTCCATCCCACTGATCCGGATCCGTGAAACCCGTCGCCGTGCCCGCCGTCGTCAAGGCCCAGATCTGGTTATCTACCAACGGCTCAAAACCAGGATTGATCGAACCTATCAGGTTCTTCAACAACTGACCGTTATCCCAATAATTAATCGACCCAAGATTCAACCCAACTCGCTTCGTCGTCGGACGCACAATCGACTGATCATTCAATACAACACTCTGACACTCAACTCGCAAGATACATAACTGCACAAACAGAAACGAAAGAAA encodes the following:
- a CDS encoding chitobiase/beta-hexosaminidase C-terminal domain-containing protein — protein: MRVECQSVVLNDQSIVRPTTKRVGLNLGSINYWDNGQLLKNLIGSINPGFEPLVDNQIWALTTAGTATGFTDPDQWDGEPANYWTGGTFQIVASQSGGAELGCTGTIASNTGPNYPTNTQTNPSFTMSTACPAPFAVGDIVILSQSFASTPESWWEGSRGGMWAGISGGGKLTSDTTDLCATCGTQSLTMDATASGSTATVTSYYDSGTNFDLFVLMNGTYEISFWAKAASGAPALKVSAQRLSAGGFNCGTKTQALTSAWAQYTISCSASETAKGTSPGTAQVAFSVSGGAVYLDNVSFEKVNTDPTNTTVFRDEVFDALKNYYNMQSGGNPGMLRDWLGQNGETYANWTAPDYAHKPTASGGSYTIGPTGPGQVQLSLEDYLNICKALNAEPYFEVPVTISTQDAASLIDFLAGPSTSAGGSRRAALGQSAPWTSVFDQIHLSFCNECWNGSSFVGQSLPDRTSAPNNEYYYDYSIRAAAIFKAMRSDPYYTQSAFDLVMNAQTGVSYTMDTAATRAHPDSIELEDYTYQNVSSFSTDLALWQPDFVEIYNKVTSATDPSHFYQSLNDYQNLNACGATGSATCGVNIYEWGSGTLEGSIDQSHLDAIAAGAGTGVISALQPLLNMQHFGILADSYFSLSEYQNNSLNGNIDKVWGIAVDMGGATNNMRPQYLGLSLINQSIIGPMYSCPISNNVTYNFAGSATNGTSVPPGVPATTAVPYLYSFCFENGNNRSMVLINTDLSASHTVTFSGTNIPGGTVIQRQYAPSSPDLLNESPSGTPSNTATAKVALTSATLTNPTSITLPPLSATALDFTSGTTGAATAATPTFSVAPGTYTAAQTVSISDATSGAAIYYTTNGSTPTTSSTRYTAPIAVSATQTINAIAVATNDINSAVASAAYTINIASKVAATPLLSIATGTYTSAQSVTISDSTAGATIYYTTDGSTPTTSSAKYTGTLSVGATVTLKAIAAASGYTNSAVASATYTINLSAAAPTFSPAGGTYTTAQTVTISDTTAGAVIYYTTNGTTPNTASTRYTAPVKVNSTATLKAIA